A window of Thermus antranikianii DSM 12462 contains these coding sequences:
- a CDS encoding ComF family protein encodes MLWGFLEGLLGHTCPGCGGKLDAPLLCSTCRQGLKAFAAGEMVYLGLYGRVGGMVRALKYGRRFGLAPLLAEPLAEAVLAQGWGLSGVTAIPTLLPRLVVRGYNPPELLGRILAARLGLPYLRVLRRARYTPSQPTRGRARRRLPEDLFVPVLRVEGSWLLVDDVLTSGATFFRAKEALLKAGANRVYGVFLAVRDPGALGPYR; translated from the coding sequence ATGCTTTGGGGATTTCTTGAGGGCCTATTGGGCCATACCTGCCCGGGATGTGGTGGGAAGTTGGATGCACCCCTTCTTTGCTCCACTTGCCGTCAGGGCCTTAAGGCCTTTGCTGCGGGGGAGATGGTTTACCTGGGCCTTTACGGGCGGGTGGGAGGAATGGTGCGGGCCTTGAAGTACGGCAGGCGGTTCGGCCTTGCCCCCCTCCTGGCCGAGCCCTTGGCGGAGGCGGTGTTGGCCCAGGGCTGGGGGCTTTCCGGGGTCACCGCCATTCCCACCCTGCTTCCCCGGTTGGTTGTTAGGGGCTACAATCCCCCTGAGCTCCTGGGACGGATCCTGGCAGCCCGCCTTGGGCTTCCCTACCTCCGGGTTTTGCGGCGGGCGCGCTACACTCCAAGCCAGCCCACCCGGGGCCGGGCCCGGCGCCGCCTGCCCGAGGATCTATTTGTTCCCGTGCTGCGGGTGGAGGGAAGCTGGCTTCTCGTGGACGATGTTCTCACCAGCGGGGCCACCTTCTTCAGGGCCAAGGAAGCCCTCCTTAAGGCAGGGGCAAACCGGGTCTACGGGGTCTTTTTAGCGGTGCGGGACCCTGGGGCCCTGGGTCCTTACCGCTAA
- a CDS encoding DUF4258 domain-containing protein: protein MRKFRRLTDLLPHLREGRYRLGPHAVKHMLQEGFTELDVLRALEWGRELAIYPEDQRMLVLGYMVFPPRLKLPLHVVLEYATPRHVDIVTAFIPKEPYRVYSRARLAAILRFDGALEEVRWNRPKEAYPAWD, encoded by the coding sequence GTGAGGAAGTTTCGCAGGTTAACGGACCTTCTCCCCCACCTCCGGGAAGGCCGCTACCGCCTGGGGCCCCATGCGGTCAAGCACATGCTTCAGGAGGGCTTCACCGAGCTGGACGTGCTTAGGGCCTTGGAATGGGGCAGGGAGCTGGCCATCTACCCCGAGGACCAAAGGATGCTGGTCTTGGGCTACATGGTCTTTCCTCCCCGGTTGAAGCTTCCCCTGCACGTGGTGCTGGAGTACGCCACCCCGCGGCACGTGGACATCGTGACCGCCTTCATCCCCAAGGAGCCTTACCGGGTGTACTCCCGGGCCAGGCTGGCGGCCATCCTGCGCTTCGATGGGGCTTTGGAGGAGGTGCGCTGGAACCGGCCGAAGGAGGCCTACCCTGCGTGGGACTAG
- a CDS encoding zinc uptake transcriptional regulator, which translates to MERSTRQRRAIREAFLEAGRPLSPQEVLELARRKVPSLGLATVYRTLKGLVEEGFLTPVALPGEPSRYEPAGREHHHHFLCRLCGRVYELLGCDLALEDHLPPGFLAEGHEVMVYGRCPECA; encoded by the coding sequence ATGGAGCGCTCCACCCGGCAACGGCGGGCCATCCGGGAGGCCTTTTTGGAGGCGGGCCGTCCCCTTTCCCCCCAGGAGGTCCTGGAGCTCGCTCGGAGGAAGGTGCCCTCCTTGGGCCTCGCCACCGTATACCGCACCCTGAAGGGTCTGGTGGAGGAGGGGTTCCTCACCCCAGTGGCCCTCCCCGGTGAACCCTCCCGCTACGAACCCGCGGGAAGGGAGCACCACCATCACTTTCTCTGCCGCCTCTGCGGAAGGGTGTATGAGCTTTTGGGTTGCGATCTGGCCCTCGAGGACCACCTGCCCCCGGGTTTCCTGGCCGAGGGGCACGAGGTCATGGTCTACGGCCGCTGCCCGGAGTGCGCCTAG
- a CDS encoding YibE/F family protein, with amino-acid sequence MRLWLLLGFLLLPALAQGDGRYLVGRILALEAQRGVALVEVEGRRLEALLPVDGGGYRVGQRVVLYQEGGKTYVTEPDRMPWLLGLLGLFAFLAALLGRGRGVRGLLGTFLSLLVVVYLVVPRVAAGGNPLLYAFLGSVGVLLLTVYLVHGVNRKTTAALLGTLASVAFVLFLALFFTRGMGFTGLASEEALLLRQWGGVDLLSLFLAGVVVGTLGALTDVSVTQAAVVQALAHANPRFGLGELYRRGMEVGYDHIGSLVNTLVLAYAAGSLPLFLLLTRDPTPLRFLLNTEPFAAEIASMVLGSLGLLLAVPLTTLMAAWFFRGGRGGPPEDHGHTH; translated from the coding sequence ATGCGCCTTTGGCTGCTTTTGGGGTTCCTTCTCCTTCCCGCCTTAGCCCAGGGGGATGGAAGGTATCTGGTGGGGAGGATCCTGGCCCTCGAGGCCCAACGGGGTGTGGCCCTGGTGGAGGTGGAGGGCAGGAGGCTGGAGGCCCTTCTGCCCGTGGATGGGGGCGGGTACCGGGTGGGCCAGCGGGTGGTCCTCTACCAGGAGGGCGGTAAAACCTACGTGACCGAGCCGGATCGCATGCCCTGGCTCCTTGGCCTTTTGGGCCTATTTGCCTTTCTGGCAGCCCTTTTGGGCCGGGGGAGGGGGGTTAGAGGGCTTCTAGGCACCTTTCTGAGCCTTTTGGTGGTGGTCTACCTCGTGGTTCCCAGGGTGGCGGCGGGTGGGAATCCCCTTCTCTACGCCTTTCTGGGAAGCGTGGGGGTGCTTCTTCTCACCGTCTACCTGGTCCACGGGGTAAACCGCAAGACCACCGCCGCCCTTTTGGGCACCCTGGCCTCGGTGGCCTTCGTCCTGTTCCTAGCCCTTTTTTTCACCCGGGGAATGGGGTTTACGGGCCTGGCCTCGGAGGAAGCCCTGCTCCTCAGGCAATGGGGAGGTGTGGACCTCCTTTCCCTCTTCCTGGCAGGGGTGGTGGTGGGTACCCTGGGGGCCTTGACCGACGTGAGCGTGACCCAGGCGGCGGTGGTCCAGGCCCTGGCCCACGCCAACCCCCGCTTTGGCCTTGGAGAGCTCTACCGTAGGGGCATGGAGGTGGGCTACGACCACATCGGTAGCCTGGTGAACACCCTGGTCTTGGCCTACGCCGCAGGTTCCTTGCCCCTCTTTCTTCTCCTCACCCGGGATCCCACCCCCTTGCGCTTCCTCCTGAACACCGAGCCCTTCGCCGCGGAGATCGCCTCCATGGTGCTGGGTTCCTTGGGGCTTCTTCTGGCGGTGCCCCTCACCACCCTGATGGCGGCTTGGTTCTTCCGGGGGGGAAGGGGTGGGCCTCCCGAAGACCATGGCCATACCCATTAA
- a CDS encoding metallophosphoesterase family protein, translating to MRLLHTADWHLGKVLKGVDRTPEIGEALKTLLEMVAKEGVDLVVVSGDLFDRPQVSAEAEAMAVEFFLRLRELGVPALVIAGNHDPKERLEALAPLFALAGAAVRGRPLFREEGGVVEVGGLRAALLPFVSERILVKKVLQEAEERHRTYAEAMRRILANLESPLMLGHFALEGVRPGAGEFVFHLTGSYAVPPSALPLGARYVALGHIHRQQQVSEAPVAWYAGSLIQLDFGEGEEAERGALLVEVPERGPVRVHPIRERWGKPLKTLHLKPEELDGRLPELERFPGYLRVVVEGRLSPAVKERLFQGLPHLLAVETAGGPEDGGNGTLAPELGLVEAYDRYLKERGREEEGLLERFNQVLKEVELEALAPGA from the coding sequence GTGCGCCTATTGCACACCGCGGACTGGCATCTGGGCAAGGTATTAAAGGGCGTGGACCGCACCCCCGAGATCGGGGAGGCGTTGAAAACCCTTCTGGAGATGGTGGCCAAGGAGGGGGTGGACCTGGTGGTGGTTTCCGGGGATCTCTTTGACCGCCCCCAGGTTTCCGCCGAGGCCGAGGCCATGGCGGTGGAGTTTTTCCTGCGCCTTAGGGAGCTTGGGGTGCCCGCCTTGGTCATCGCCGGCAACCACGATCCCAAGGAGCGCCTCGAGGCCCTTGCCCCCCTCTTCGCCCTGGCGGGGGCGGCGGTGCGGGGAAGGCCTCTTTTCCGGGAGGAAGGGGGGGTGGTGGAGGTGGGAGGGCTCAGGGCGGCCCTTCTCCCCTTTGTATCCGAGCGCATCCTGGTGAAAAAGGTTCTGCAGGAGGCTGAGGAGCGCCACCGCACCTACGCGGAGGCCATGCGGCGGATCCTCGCCAACCTGGAAAGCCCCCTTATGCTGGGGCACTTCGCCCTGGAGGGGGTTCGCCCGGGGGCAGGGGAGTTCGTCTTCCACCTCACGGGAAGCTACGCTGTTCCTCCTTCCGCCTTGCCCCTGGGAGCCCGTTACGTGGCCTTGGGCCACATCCACCGCCAGCAACAGGTTTCCGAGGCCCCCGTGGCCTGGTACGCGGGAAGCCTCATCCAGCTGGACTTCGGCGAAGGGGAGGAGGCGGAGCGGGGGGCTTTGCTGGTGGAGGTGCCCGAGAGGGGGCCCGTCCGGGTCCACCCCATAAGGGAGCGCTGGGGGAAGCCCCTTAAAACCCTCCACCTGAAGCCCGAGGAGCTGGACGGTAGGCTTCCCGAGCTGGAGCGCTTTCCCGGGTACCTCAGGGTGGTGGTGGAGGGCCGGCTTTCCCCGGCGGTGAAGGAGAGGCTCTTCCAGGGGCTTCCCCATCTCCTGGCGGTGGAAACCGCAGGAGGGCCTGAAGATGGGGGGAATGGGACCTTGGCCCCGGAGCTGGGTTTGGTGGAGGCCTACGACCGCTACCTGAAGGAACGGGGGCGGGAGGAGGAAGGGCTTCTGGAGCGGTTTAACCAGGTGCTCAAGGAGGTGGAGCTTGAGGCCCTTGCGCCTGGAGCTTGA